Genomic window (Melioribacteraceae bacterium):
TTGCGATCGTACTCCCCAGGTGGAATACTTAATGCGTTAGCTGCGGCACTGGATACTAATGCATCCAACACCTAGTATTCATCGTTTACAGCGTGGACTACCAGGGTATCTAATCCTGTTTGATCCCCACGCTTTCGCGCCTCAGCGTCAGTTATGGACCAAGAAGCCGCCTTCGCCACTGGTGTTCTTCCAGATATCTACGTATTTCACCACTACACCTGGAATTCCGCTTCTCTCTTCCAAACTCAAGATTTGCAGTATCAATGGCAGTTCTACGGTTAAGCCGCAGGATTTCACCACTGACTTACAAACCCGCCTACGCGCCCTTTACACCCAGTAAATCCGGACAACGCTTGCCCCCTACGTATTACCGCGGCTGCTGGCACGTAGTTAGCCGGGGCTTCTTCTAAGGGTACCGTCAGTTCAAGTCCCTTACGAAACTTGATTTTTCGTCCCCTTCAAAAGGAGTTTACAACCTTACGGCTTTCATCCTCCACGCGGCGTTGCTGGGTCAGACTTGCGTCCATTGCCCAATATTCCTCACTGCTGCCTCCCGTAGGAGTCTGGACCGTGTCTCAGTTCCAGTGTGGCTGATCATCCTCTCAGACCAGCTACTGATCGTAGCCTTGGTGGGCAGTTACCCCGCCAACTAGCTAATCAGATGCAAGCTTATCTGTAGACGTTACATTGCTGCAACTTTAACAACATCATCATGCGATGCCGCTGCATTATACGGTATTAGCCCGCCTTTCGACGAGTTATTCCGAATCCACAGGTAAATTACTTACATATTACTCACCCTTGCGCCAGTTTACTAAAAGTATTGCTACTTTATTCTCCTAGACTTGCATGTGTTAAGCACGCCGCCAGCGTTCGTCCTGAGCCAGGATCAAACTCTCCGTTGTAGAGTTTTATTAAATTTTATAAATCAACAAAGTTTTCCCAAAGAAATTCTTTAGTCACTCACTCTATCAAAGAACATAATTAAACAAGGATTCCAAATATAAGGCAGAGATTTAGTTTTGTCAAGAGCCTTATACTTTTTTTTCGAATTTTTCTTGAATTGTTTTAAAGAGCAATCGTTTCAAAAACGGGCATGAAACCTAATACATTTTTTTAAAGAATGCAAATTTAAAATTCACAGAAGTCTTTTACTTGATAGGATTTTGCTTAGCTATCTTTAATTTTCTGCTGAAGTGAGGTGATTGTTTACTTTTTTCTCAATGCGGGGACTATTTGCTTCACAGTATATTTAAGTTTTGTGAGTTGCCACAGAAATCGAGTAATGTGCAAATTTGTTTACTCAATAGTTAAATACCAACCATATTTGATTGGTTGTTTTAGGGAACTCTAAGAATTTTTTGATGTTGAAGAGTTCATTGTTTCAAATAACGGGAGAAAAATATGAACCAGAATCCATTATCAGACTTGATCCCAGATCATGTTTACGAAATTTTAGAATCTCGTAAGCTGCTAAATCAGAAAACACTTCGAGACCATATAATTCGTAAAAGATTTATGGAGTTAAAAACAACTAAATTAAGTGTTACTGAGGCAATTGAAAAAATACGTGCCGATTATCCCTACTTGCAATCAGACACAATTAGAAAGATTGTGTATCATATTGGAAAATAGTCTTCTTGACATTACATTTTTTGAAGTTTAATTTAAGGACGCAATTACATAATATAAGGTAAGTTGATGTCGAAAATACGGTCAAGTTCTAAAGAACAAAAAAAGAAAGAGATTGTTTTCAGAGATTATTGGGGCACAAAAAATTTTGCTTTATTAGGCCTTGGTATGTTGATGATATTAGCGGGATTTATTTTTATGGCGCAAGGAAGTTGGGATAGTAATTCATCTCTCAATATTGCGCCAATTTTACTTTTTATTGCTTATATCATCGTTATTCCGATTGCAATTCTCAAAAAAAACGATTAATCCGATAAATGTATTTAGCAAAAGTTGTTGGTAATATTGTTTCCACTCAGAAGAATGTATTTTTGAAAGGTCACAAACTTCTGGTGTGTAAGCAAATTAGTTTGGATGGGCAATTTACTGATAACAAAGATGTAATATCACTGGATACTTTGGATGCAGGTATAGGGGATAGAGTAATTATTGCTCAGGAGGGGGATGCCGTTCAGCAAATTCTGGGGAATAAAAGCACACCGGTAAATACAATGATTATCGCGATTGTAGATAATATCGAAATTAATGAAGATAATAAAACGTGAATGATTTAAATGAACTTGCTTATCTCAAACTTTTAAGTTCAACAGAAAATATCGGTCCTCAAAAAATTCTAGCTCTCAAGTCACACTTTAAGTCATTTGAAAACATATACGCTTCAACTCTTTCCGAAATTATAAAAGTTGAAGGAATCCACACAAGTTCCGCATTGAATATCATTAAAAACAAACCCCATTTTGAATCTACGAAAAAGATTCTCTCCAATGAACTAGATCAACTCAAAAAGCAGGGGGCGAGATTAATAACGTATTGGGAAGATGAATACCCCTCAATATTGAGAAATATTTACTATCCCCCGATACTATTATATTTAAAAGGAAGCGCTAAATTAAATTATGGTTCCAAAATTGCTATAGTGGGAACCCGAACGCCTACTAACTATGGCAGAATTCAAGCTGAAAATTTTGCCGCTGATCTTGTAGAAAACAACTTAATAATTGTGAGTGGGCTGGCTAGAGGAATTGATTCCGCATCTCATAACAGCGCCCTTAAAAAAGGGGGACAAACATTCGCGGTAATAGGCTCGGGACTGGATGTAATTTATCCATCAGAGAATAAAAAATTGTTCGAGCAAATCTGCGAAAACGGATTAGTAATTAGCGAATATGAATTAGGAACTAAACCCGATGCTCAAAACTTTCCAAAAAGAAATAGAATAATAAGCGGGTTAAGTATTGCCACTCTGGTTATCGAAACAAGAATTAATGGTGGAGCTATTCAAACCGCGAATTATGCTTATGACCAGGATCGTGAAGTATTTGCAGTACCAGGAAATGTCAATTCACAATTTAGTGATGGCTGTAATTATTTAATTAAAAAGAATATCGCAAGATTGGTAACATCAGTCCATGATATTTTAGAGGAACTGAATATTAAACTTGATCAAAAATCAGTTTCAAAATTGCAGCCAGAATTAGATCTAAATTTATTCGAAGCAAAAACTTTATCGGTTCTTTCGGATGAGCCAATTTATATTGACGATATTGCGGAAAAAACTGAGATGGCAACTTCTGATTGTCTTGTAAATTTATTAACACTCGAATTTAAGGGAGTTGTAAAGCAGTTTCCGGGGAAAATGTTTGTAAGAATTTAAAATATTAATTTAATCACCTTTAAAAAACTAGTACTTCTTTTTCCCATTCCACAGCATTTTCAATCTTTCCAAAATAGCTTTTTCCGAACCATTGCTGGTAGGAATATAGTACTGTTTATTTTTTATCTGATCTGGTAAATAATCCTCGAGCACAAAATGATTTTCAAAATCGTGAGGATATTTATAGTTCTTCCCATAATCTAAATTTTTCATTAATGAAGTTGGAGCATTCCTAAGGTGCATTGGAACCGGAAATTGGGATAATGCTTTAACATCACCCAATGCTTTATCTATTGCAAGGTAAGCTGAATTACTTTTTACAGAACTAGCTAAGTAAGTTGCACATTGAGATAAAATAATTCTTGATTCGGGCATCCCTATTTTTTCAATAGCTTGAAAAGTGGCTACAGCAAGAAGTAAAGCGTTAGGAGAGGCATTTCCAATATCTTCTGATGCAAAAATTATCATTCTTCTGGCAATAAAAAGCGGGTCTTCTCCCCCTTCTATCATTCTCGCAAGCCAGTAAACAGCAGCATCGGGATCGGAACCCCGCATACTTTTAATAAATGCTGAAATTATATTAAAATGTTCTTCACCACTTTTATCGTAAAGAATATTTTTTTGTTGAAGAATTTTTTCAATGAGCGGATTATCAATTATTATTTCATCCTTTTCTTTTTCATGAAGAACGGCCGCTTCAACAATATTGAGGAGAACACGCGCATCTCCGCCGGAAGAGATAATTATAAATTGTTCATCATCTATTCTAATTCTTTTATTTTTTAAGTATTCATCATTTTCGAGTGCATGCTTTAAAATGTTAGATAGATCATCGCTTGAAAGCTGTTCCAAAACAAAAATGCGAACTCTTGATCTTAAAGCCGGAATTACTTCAAATGATGGATTTTCGGTTGTAGCGCCGATTAATACTAACTCCCCCGATTCAACACTCGAGAGAAGAGCATCTTGCTGTGATTTATTGAATCTATGAATTTCATCAATAAATAAAATTGTGCGCTGATTATGATCTAAGTTTAGTTTGGCTCTTTCAATAATTTGACGCACATCTTTAACGCCGGCTGACACCGCATTGATTTGATAAAATTGAGAATTGGTTGTTTGAGCGATAATTCTGGCAAGTGTAGTTTTACCGCTTCCAGGAGGCCCCCAAAAGATCATTGATTGAATTGAATCTGCTTCAATCATTCTTCTCAACGGTTCATCAATTCCAACCAATTTTGATTGACCGAAGAATTGTTCTAGATTTTTGGGACGGCACCTCTCTGCTAAAGGTAAATAATTATTTGTGGGATCACTTTGCATCAGTTCTCATCAATTTTAATAACATTTTCATCCGGAAATTTCATGTCGTACCTTTCTCTCGCAACTTTTTCAATTTTTTCTTGGCTGGTTTGAAGTGAATCAATTTCCTGCTGAAGTGATTTCAATTTTTGGTCGGCACTGTCAATTCGAATCTGAAGCTCATGAATTTCATTTTTAAGTTTCATAAACTTTATAAAACCATTGTCATTGAATACCAAGTACCCAATTACCAGAAGAAATAATAGCCCGATAACAATTCTTACAACAAGATTCTTTTTCATCTTTTTATGAAAGTGCGTCTTTGAGAATTATATCTATTAATTCATTAAAAGATAAACCCGCGCATTTTGCCATTTTAGGTACAAGACTTGTACTAGTCATCCCGGGCAAATTATTTACTTCAAGGACATAGGCTTCACTTTTTTCGTTAACCCGGAAATCAACCCTCGAATAAGTTTTACAACCTAAAGCTTTGAACGCGAGGAGAGCTTGCTTCTGAAGATACTGAGAAAGTTCATCAGGTATATCTGCTGGTACAATATAGTCAGTCATTCCGGGAGTATATTTTGATTCATAGTCATAAAAACCGGAATGCGGAATTATCTCCAGAACCGGGTATGTTTTATTTTTTATTACTGCGACTGTCAGTTCCCTACCCGGAATAAATTCTTCAATCAAAATTTTTGATGAATACTTAAACGCTTCAACTACAGCTGAATCAATTTCTGATTCATCTTTGCATTTTGATAATCCAATTGTGGAACCGGAATCATTCGGTTTTACAATACATGGATAAAATATTTTTTCTTTTATTAAAGATTTTATATCAGATAGATTGTAATTACCTTTTTCCAGATCAATCCAATTTGGAGTTAACACCCCAAAATGTCTGAACATTATTTTAGAATATATTTTATCCATCGCAATTGCGCTGGCAAGAATTGATGAACCGGTATATTTAATTCCTCTTAACTCAAGTAGCGATTGCAATGCACCATCCTCACCCCACTTTCCATGCAATCCAATAAAAACAGCGTCAATATTATCAAATAATGGAGAGGCAACTAACTTTACATAATTTTCATCATTCAAAACACCTTTATCTTCCACTGCAAAATAATCGTCAATATTTGCAAGTTGATCAACTCCAAGTCCGGGATCAAACACTTTTACGTTATATCCTAGTTCAGTTAAAGCAATGTATATGGATTTGGAACTAGCTTTTGAGACTTGCCTTTCCGGAGATGTACCTCCTACAAGTAGTGCAATATTTAACTTATTCTTATACATAATTTAGCCGGAGTTTATTTGTTAGAGTTAGTAATTCTTTCAATCAATTTTAAACTTTCCAACGCATCTTGAGCGATTGAATAATCGGGTTGCTTTTTTAAGAACATTTTTTGTACCGCCTTCAGCATATAAACAGTTCGGTTTCCTCTTTTCCGAAAAACTTTACGGGCTTCACCCGGAAAGTTGATCACTAAATTAGTAATTGCACCATTCTTTCCCATCATACTTTCAATACTGAGTGAGCCATTATAGCCAAAGATGTCAATTATACTATGAGGTTTTTTATCAGAATAAAAAACATTGAATTGCCCATATCCTCCCTTTTCAAATTTTAGAATAGCCGCAGAAAAATCTTCTACTTCGCTATTATGTACAATATTATCTGAAAATGATTTAAAGTCTGTGATGTTACCTCCCAAAAAACGAAGTCCATCAATAACTTGAGAACCAACATCAATTAATACTCCACCGCCGCTGAGTTCTTTATTAAATCTAAAAGTTTGACCTGGTGATACTTCAATATTGGAAGATGCTGAGATTGAAAAAATTTTTCCAAGAATTTGGAGATTGAGTAATTCTTTTGCTTTAAGTACTAGGGGGTGAAATCGGTGTGAGTAATTAACCATTAAGTGCACACCATTTTTTTTACAAGCGTCAATCATTTCGGATGCATGAACTGAAGTAATTGCGATTGGCCTTTCACAAAGTATATTTAACTTTGATTCCGCCGCCTTTATTGCCTGCCAGTAATGATTTGCATTAGCGCTTGAAATATAGACAGCATCAATTCCACTCTTTAAGAATTTATCAAAATCATCGAATGCATTTGGTATTCCATACTTTGATGAAAGATTTTTCGCTCTATAAAAATCTCCACTGTACAAAGAAACTACTTTACTTCTTCTCAGAAATTGAAAAGCGGGTAACAAATTATTCTCAGCAAATATTCCGCATCCTGCAATTCCCCACTTAATTTTTTTTGGCAGTGCTTTTCTTAATAACGATTTTGATGTTATCATAATTTTATAGTTTTAATTTTTTCATTAACATATTAATAGGTTTTGAATTTTGCATAATGTAAAAATGTAATGCTGGTACATTTGCGTTTAATAATTCTTCAACTTGCTTTAATGCCCAATTCACACCAATTTCCTGAACATGTTCATTTTTTGCAGAGTTAATTTCTTCAGCCAATTCAGCCGGAATATCAATAAAAAAGTTTTTAGGAATATTAGTCAATTGAAGTTTACTGGTGATAATTTTTATTCCCGGTATTATTGGAGCTGTAATCCCCTCTTTCCTGCATAAATCCAAATAATTAAAAAATGATTTGTTATCATAAAACATTTGAGTAACTATATATGATGCGCCGGCTTCAATTTTTGCTTTAGTATATTTAATATCGGTTAACAAATTTGGCGCTTCAAAATGTTTTTCCGGATATCCGCTTATTCCAACACAAAAATCCATCGGATCTGCATCAAGCAATCCATCTTCAAGATACTTCCCCTTATTTACTTTAACAATCTGGCTTACTAAATCAACAGCAAATCTATTTAAACTACGCCCAAACTTTAATGGTTTACGGAAACCATTATCATCTCCTCTGATTGCAAGTACATTATCAATTCCCAGATAGTGCAACTCAATTAGGAAATCTTCCGTTTCCTCTCTTGTAAAACCTTCACATAAAACATGAGGAACCGCATCAATATTATATTTATTTTGAATTAAAGCGCATATCCCAAGTGTACCCGGACGCTTTCGCTTAACTCGCATTTCAACATGTCCGCCACTTGTTTCTTCATAAATTACTTCTGCGGCATGACTCGTTATATCAATAAATGGAGGATGATAAACGACTATATCTTCCAATAAATTTAATAACTGTTTTACATTACCACCCCTTTTGGGAGGAATAATTTCAAAACTTATTAACGTGTCTTTAGCTTTTTCAAGATGTTCAATTACTTTCATATATATCCTTTTTATTGCCCACTTAATTTAATGTTTTACGATTAAAAGTACTTTTTAATTTGCGGTTATTGTTATCTTACTTTTACTCTTCTGAATAAATCGATTTTCATTTATATCCAGCTTAATATATTTCCCCTTACGCCACTTGTCTGTCATATCGGAATAATGGCTACTCATAAAATTACCCGATTGCCCTGTTGGCAAAATAAAATGAATAATTTCGGGGTCACCAAAATCATAAATGTACCGCATCGAAGGACCTAAAATGTTTTCAAATTTTGTAGTAACTGGAATTTCATCATCAGAATTTGATAGATATCGGAATGAATATTCGGTATTAAAAATTGTTGTACCATCTCCTCCAATCGGGTAAGGACCAATATTAATAATCTTGTCCAAAAAATCTGATTTACCGGAAAACATATGTTTAAAGGTTACAGTATGAAGATTTCCCCATTGCCAATCGGCTATATTTTTTCCAAAATGTTTTTCCAGATAAGTAGTTGCCTCACTTAAACTGTTCCGGATGATTTCATCCCGAGTTTCGATTTCAGCAGTATTTATATTATCAAGAAATGTGGATGAATTTGCCTCCAATATTTCTAATAATTTTCTGTATGGGACATTAGCAACAAATACATATTGACTGAATAGCTCTTTTCCAAGTTCATCTTCAAAAATATTTTTAATTAAGAATTTTAGGAATACATTATATATAGCGGGTAATTGACTTCCAGAATTCATTTCATAGTTCCATGAGTCGAGCAATTTTATTACATCTCTTAAATTATTATCATTAATTCTAACGTTCTGAAATGCGGGTTTAATAAACCCGATAATTTTCTGAGAATAAGGGGAAATCAAATCATTCTGATATGTTTTGAAATCTTTAACATTATGTTTTGATTTAGAAGATAATAGCTGCGTGATCCTTTCAATTCTGCTAGATGGTTCCCACAAATTTGAAATATGGTGAGGAAAATTTTTTAATGTTTTATTATTTGCCGATGCAATAAAATTTTGAGCGGGATTAAACAATATGGGCATCTCTCCGTAAGGGACAAAACCTTTCCAATCGTTTGATGAAGTTGTTCCATTATAAACTAATGTTGGACTGGCATTCGAGCGAACAGGTAATTTGGAGGCACAGATATAACCAATATTGTTTTTATTATCCCCATATACAAAATTTTGACCAGGTACTGTGAAGTGAGAGAGAGCCAGTTTAAATTCTTCCCAATTACTTGCCTTATTTATCATTAATAGTGAAAATAAATCATCAGAAAATTCCAGACCGGTCCACCTCATGCTCAATGCGGCATTATTTTTTGATCCTGGATACAATACATTATAGGGATGAGAATCAGTAATAAGTGGCCCACGATGATTTTCTCTAATATCTAATAATTCATCCCCTCCATTTTTCACTTTTATTATTTCTTTACGAGATTTAAGATTTCTCCAATTGCCATCAATTAAATATTTAGTGCCCGAGGTATCTATCTGCTCAGCATAAAAATCAGCGTCATCTGCCATAACATTTGTTACCACCCATGAAATGTTTTGATTCTTTCCAATTATCACGGCAGGTATTCCGGGAAGAGAAAACCCTTCAACTTTCCATGTTGGTGAACTTACCATTATAAAGAACCACTTCCCCGGTGCCGAAAAAGCCAGATGCGGATCATTAGCAACAATTGGTTTTGCGGAACTCGACATCGAATTATTAACAACCCAATTATTCGAACCTATGTGCGTCCCAATAAAACCGGTGAACTCTCTAAACTTTCTATCTGTGTTAATAATCTCAGTCTTAATAGTAGCTATGTTTTTAAATTCTGAAGGAATAATAGTGGGTGCGTTCTGTGGGAAATCTGGTAGCAACTGTCTTGCCTTCTCCTCTCCAATTTTTTGAATGATCGCGGAAAATGCGACATCCGTCCACCAGCTTATGTTAAGCTCCCAACCTAGTAGTTTGCCAATTACCAATGAATGCTCGGGCTTCCAATTATATGGTTCGTAACCAAGAATGCCAAACTCGGGTTGATATTTCCCTTTATTTTCTTTTATGAAATGATTCACTCCATCGGCGTATGATTTAAGTATTTTTTTTGTTAAAGGATTAAGCCGGTCGTAGTTATTCTTTACATTATTATAAATTCCGATCGTTTTAAACATTTTATCGAATGATAAAGTTGAAGTACCAAATATCTCACTTAATCTTCCCTCGCCTGCTCTGCGGGCAACATCCATTTGAAATAATCTATCCTGAGCATGAACATAGCCAATGCCAAATGCGGCATCTTCATCATTTAATGCAACTATTAGAGGAATGGCTGAAGAATCACGATAAACCGTAATTGAAGATTTAAGAGATTCAGAGTTAGTCTCACCATCATACTCTGGGACAGTTCTATTTAGCATCCAATATGAAATGGAAAAAATTACAATAATGATTGCAACAACAGATGCTACTATTCCTATAAATACCTTTAAAAATTTATTCATCGTAAAACCACTATATTAGTACTCAAAAATAAACATTTGATTTGCCCCGTAAAATATTATTTAACTAAGTTGAAATATAAATATTAATTAATTGTGATTAAAAGATGAATGAAATTATTCTAGTTATCAGTCTCATCATTCTTGTTCTGCTGATCATCTCTCTCCTCCTTCAACGAAAAAGAAGTAGTCCTGCTGAACTAATTGAACTTAAGAACGAATTTGAAAGATTAGATCGTTCATTCCGAGATGAAATTACAAGAACAAGGGAGGAAAATTCCCGTTCTCAAAAGGACCAGAGAGAAGAGATTAATTCTTCTATTTTAAAGCTTGGTGAACAAATCAGTTCAACAATCGGAGAACTTGCAAAACGTCAAATCGAGCAATTAGAGATTTTCGAGAGTAGATTAAATACATTAACTACTACCAACGAACAAAAATTTGATAAGCTTCAGGAGAAAGTTGAATTTAATTTGAGAGAAATGCTCGATCAAAATTCCAAAAAATTAGAGGAGATGAGACAAACTGTTGATGAAAAATTACATTCTACTTTAGAAAAAAGATTGGGTGAATCTTTCAAATTAGTTAGTGAACGTTTAGAGGCTGTTAGAGAAGGCTTAGGCGAGATGAGAAATTTGGCCGTTGGTGTTGGGGATCTGAAAAAAGTATTGACTAATGTAAAAACCAGAGGTACTTGGGGAGAAATTCAACTTCAAAATTTAATTGAACAGATTTTAACTCCCGACCAGTATGTGAAAAATTATTCAACCAAAAAAGGAAGTAACGATAGAGTGGAATTCGCGATCAAGATGCCTGGGCGTAGCGAAAATAAAGATGGATTTTGCTGGCTTCCAATTGACGCTAAATTCCCGATGGAAGATTATCAAAGACTAGCAACCGCACAAGATCTAGTTGATGTTCTGCTCATCGAAGAGGCCGGGAAAGCACTGGAAAATAGAATTAAATTGGAAGCTAAATCAATTTATGATAAGTATATCGATCCACCAAATACAACAGACGTAGCTCTTTTATTTCTTCCGGTTGAGGGACTTTTCGCGGAAATTTTACGCCGCCCCGGTTTATTTGAAAAGCTGCAAAATGATTATAAGGTGATTATAACCGGACCTACAACTCTGACTGCAATCTTGAATAGTCTCCAAATGGGTTTTAAAACATTAGCCATTGAAAAGCGTTCGAGTGAAGTTTGGACCCTGCTCGGTGCCGTAAAAAATGAATTTGTAAAGTTTGGAGATATTCTTGAAAAAACACAAGAAAAATTACGCCAGGCAAGTGATACGATTGATTCAGCAAAAGTTCGATCGAGAGCGATAGAAAGAAGATTACGCGATGTTCAGGAATTACCTTCTAGTGAGCAAACTAATTTGATTGAATAAATTTTAAACCATTCAAAAGCTTTTTGCTTATAAAATGAACTGAAATAACAATTTTTAGCCATTCACCGACAAATACCCGCCATTCACCGATTTTCTATTAATAGTGGTAAACTATCTCAATAGATTTGCCGTCGAAATTACTGAACAAAAAGGAATTGTAAAATGAATACTCCAAAACTGCACGGAAGAATTATCGCTGGGATTATTTTAATTCTTGTCGGCGCATTTTTCTTTTTAGATAACTACGATTTAATTTATATACCATCCCACTTTATCAGGTGGCAATATTTATTGATCATCGTAGGACTACTTTACTTGGGACTTGCGCATAATAAAACAGCCGGGATTATATTAGTAGCAATAGGTGTTTTTGGGTTATACCCCGGTTTATGGCCATTAATTTTTGTATTGATAGGCGTTAAGATTATTTGGGGTAGACGGCTTTCTGTATTAAGAATGCGCCATCCTTTAAATGATATTGATGCAAACGAGAGTAATTATATTGATCAGATAAATTTATTTGGCGGAGGGAAAAAATTCCTAACAACTGATCAATTTAAAGGGGGAAGTATAATTTCAATTTTCGGTGGTTCAGAAGTTAATATGCAGAATTGCCAATTGGCAGAGGGAGTTAATACGCTTGAGGTAACTTCGATATTCGGTGGATCTACATTAATTATGCCTGCTGACTGGAACATTGAAGTTGATGTACTACCTCTATTCGGAGGATTTAGTGACAATAGAATAAAAGACCCGAATGCAAAGTTTATAAATGATAAAAAATTAATTATTAAGGGTGTAGCTTTATTTGGCGGTGGTGAAATTAAAACATCTTATTAGGAGATAACTAAAATGAATAATAATAATGCAAAAGTAATTCTGGGAGCTATATTTATTGGTTTAGGAATCTTATTGATAGCTGATAATCTCAATATTTTCTTTTTTGATATTCAGCCATTAATATTTTCGTGGCGTACTATTTTAATAATATTGGGTATTGTTTTTATCGCTAATAATAAGAATAGAACTTTAGGAATAATATTTCTTTTTATTGGAGGTTGGGGATATGCAAAGGATTTTCTAAACGACCAGTTAGGCATTTATTTTTCTGATCTTTGGCCAATCCTATTATTAATTGCTGGACTCTGGCTGATTTTTAATAAAAACGGTAAAGGAAAAACTATTCAGTTTCAAGATCCATTAGGAAATAATCCAAGCGCCACTGAAAGTAATGAACAGAAAATAAATTCATTTAATAGTGCTTATATCAGTGATCAGATTGATGAATCAGCAATATTTGCGGGCATCGAAAAATCAATTGATTCACAAAATTTCCGGGGCGGTAAAATTACATCAATTTTCGGAAGCTGTGAACTTGACTTAACGAGATGTAAATTAGCTCCGGGTGAAAACATTTTAGAACTTACAACACTTTTTGGCTCTACCGAATTACGAGTACCAACCGATTGGAAAATTATTACCTCGGTTACATCGGTATTTGGCGGTTTCGACGATAAACGATTTATGAACTTTCAACAAGCAACAACAAATTCGATACTTGTAATAAAAGGCTCCATCATTTTTGGTGGCGGCGAATTGAAGAGTTAGGATAATCATGTCCAATCCATTTCTTAGAAATAAAAAGATTTTATCTGTGTATTACCCAATATGGATTGCCCTATTTTTAATTCATATGAGTCTGCTCAGCTACTTTGTAAACGTTTCATTAATGAGCGCCGCTCTGGATTCTCTAATTTCTAATGGTTTGTATTTATTTATTGGTATTGGAATTTGGTATACAGTAAAATTTAATTCTATTGAGAATTATTCATCGAATAAAATATTGATTAATCATGTTACCGGCAGTATTCTCACATCTGCAATTTGGATTTTATCAATTTATTTTATTTTGAATCCCGTATTCTCAGATAATAAAACATATCTCCTTTTTCTGGAATCATCATTAATTTGGCGATTTCTGATTGGAATACTTTTTTACGCAGTCTTTGC
Coding sequences:
- a CDS encoding methylenetetrahydrofolate reductase — its product is MKVIEHLEKAKDTLISFEIIPPKRGGNVKQLLNLLEDIVVYHPPFIDITSHAAEVIYEETSGGHVEMRVKRKRPGTLGICALIQNKYNIDAVPHVLCEGFTREETEDFLIELHYLGIDNVLAIRGDDNGFRKPLKFGRSLNRFAVDLVSQIVKVNKGKYLEDGLLDADPMDFCVGISGYPEKHFEAPNLLTDIKYTKAKIEAGASYIVTQMFYDNKSFFNYLDLCRKEGITAPIIPGIKIITSKLQLTNIPKNFFIDIPAELAEEINSAKNEHVQEIGVNWALKQVEELLNANVPALHFYIMQNSKPINMLMKKLKL
- a CDS encoding penicillin acylase family protein, whose amino-acid sequence is MNKFLKVFIGIVASVVAIIIVIFSISYWMLNRTVPEYDGETNSESLKSSITVYRDSSAIPLIVALNDEDAAFGIGYVHAQDRLFQMDVARRAGEGRLSEIFGTSTLSFDKMFKTIGIYNNVKNNYDRLNPLTKKILKSYADGVNHFIKENKGKYQPEFGILGYEPYNWKPEHSLVIGKLLGWELNISWWTDVAFSAIIQKIGEEKARQLLPDFPQNAPTIIPSEFKNIATIKTEIINTDRKFREFTGFIGTHIGSNNWVVNNSMSSSAKPIVANDPHLAFSAPGKWFFIMVSSPTWKVEGFSLPGIPAVIIGKNQNISWVVTNVMADDADFYAEQIDTSGTKYLIDGNWRNLKSRKEIIKVKNGGDELLDIRENHRGPLITDSHPYNVLYPGSKNNAALSMRWTGLEFSDDLFSLLMINKASNWEEFKLALSHFTVPGQNFVYGDNKNNIGYICASKLPVRSNASPTLVYNGTTSSNDWKGFVPYGEMPILFNPAQNFIASANNKTLKNFPHHISNLWEPSSRIERITQLLSSKSKHNVKDFKTYQNDLISPYSQKIIGFIKPAFQNVRINDNNLRDVIKLLDSWNYEMNSGSQLPAIYNVFLKFLIKNIFEDELGKELFSQYVFVANVPYRKLLEILEANSSTFLDNINTAEIETRDEIIRNSLSEATTYLEKHFGKNIADWQWGNLHTVTFKHMFSGKSDFLDKIINIGPYPIGGDGTTIFNTEYSFRYLSNSDDEIPVTTKFENILGPSMRYIYDFGDPEIIHFILPTGQSGNFMSSHYSDMTDKWRKGKYIKLDINENRFIQKSKSKITITAN
- the rmuC gene encoding DNA recombination protein RmuC, encoding MNEIILVISLIILVLLIISLLLQRKRSSPAELIELKNEFERLDRSFRDEITRTREENSRSQKDQREEINSSILKLGEQISSTIGELAKRQIEQLEIFESRLNTLTTTNEQKFDKLQEKVEFNLREMLDQNSKKLEEMRQTVDEKLHSTLEKRLGESFKLVSERLEAVREGLGEMRNLAVGVGDLKKVLTNVKTRGTWGEIQLQNLIEQILTPDQYVKNYSTKKGSNDRVEFAIKMPGRSENKDGFCWLPIDAKFPMEDYQRLATAQDLVDVLLIEEAGKALENRIKLEAKSIYDKYIDPPNTTDVALLFLPVEGLFAEILRRPGLFEKLQNDYKVIITGPTTLTAILNSLQMGFKTLAIEKRSSEVWTLLGAVKNEFVKFGDILEKTQEKLRQASDTIDSAKVRSRAIERRLRDVQELPSSEQTNLIE